The Carassius auratus strain Wakin chromosome 27, ASM336829v1, whole genome shotgun sequence genome includes a region encoding these proteins:
- the wnt3a gene encoding protein Wnt-3a yields the protein MIYLGYFLFLFCGLTRTRVMASYPIWWSLAVGHQYSSLGTQPILCSSIPGLVPKQLRFCRNYLEIMPSVAEGVKIGIQECQHQFRGRRWNCTTINDNLAIFGPVLDKATRESAFVHAIASAGVAFAVTRACSEGSVTICGCDTRRKGPPGEGWKWGGCSEDVEFGSMVSREFADARENRPDARSAMNRHNNEAGRVSITDHMYLKCKCHGLSGSCEVKTCWWSQPDFRVIGDYMKDKYDSSSEMVVEKHRESRGWVETLRPKYTFFKPPTETDLVYYESSPNFCEPNPETGSFGTRDRICNLTSHGIDGCDLLCCGRGHNTRTEKRKEKCHCIFHWCCYVSCQECTRVYDVHTCK from the exons ATGATATATCTTGGATATTTCCTGTTTCTTTTTTGTGGGCTCACGCGTACGCGTGTCATGGCAAGTTACCCGATATGGTG GTCTCTGGCGGTGGGACACCAGTACTCGTCTCTGGGTACTCAGCCCATACTGTGCAGCTCAATCCCCGGCCTGGTACCCAAACAGCTCCGCTTCTGCCGCAACTATCTGGAAATCATGCCTAGTGTGGCAGAGGGGGTGAAAATCGGCATCCAAGAGTGTCAGCATCAGTTCCGAGGCCGCAGATGGAATTGCACAACTATTAATGACAACCTGGCCATCTTTGGACCGGTGCTGGATAAAG CCACTCGAGAATCAGCATTTGTCCATGCAATTGCCTCAGCGGGGGTAGCGTTCGCTGTGACGCGGGCTTGCTCCGAGGGCTCCGTCACCATCTGTGGCTGTGACACGCGGAGGAAAGGACCACCAGGCGAGGGCTGGAAGTGGGGCGGCTGCAGTGAGGACGTGGAGTTTGGCAGTATGGTATCCCGAGAGTTTGCTGATGCTCGTGAGAATCGGCCAGACGCTCGCTCAGCTATGAATCGACACAACAACGAAGCTGGACGTGTG TCAATCACAGACCACATGTACCTGAAATGTAAGTGTCACGGCCTTTCGGGAAGCTGCGAGGTGAAAACCTGCTGGTGGTCGCAGCCTGACTTTCGGGTGATAGGCGACTACATGAAGGACAAGTATGACAGCTCATCAGAAATGGTGGTGGAGAAACATCGGGAATCACGAGGCTGGGTCGAGACCTTACGACCAAAGTACACCTTCTTCAAGCCCCCTACCGAAACTGACCTGGTCTACTATGAAAGTTCGCCAAACTTCTGTGAACCCAACCCAGAAACCGGCTCCTTCGGCACCCGTGACCGTATATGTAACCTGACATCACACGGTATTGATGGCTGCGACTTGCTCTGTTGCGGCCGAGGCCACAACACTCGAACTGAGAAACGCAAGGAGAAATGCCACTGCATTTTTCACTGGTGCTGCTACGTGAGTTGCCAGGAGTGTACGCGAGTTTATGATGTCCACACCTGCAAGTAA